A portion of the Tautonia marina genome contains these proteins:
- a CDS encoding PSD1 and planctomycete cytochrome C domain-containing protein translates to MTRALLSPSRHPAPSSILILLTIGLLAAPALARSDDDAEREGLQLFESQVRPILIDRCQRCHGEEKQKGDLRVDSLAHLLGGGRTGPAVVPGDLVESLLVEAVRYEGFEMPPDGQLPADEVEALVRWVELGAPWPGEDQTAAIREAPETFTDADRSYWSLQPVAEVEPPAVSDSGWSRNPIDQFIFERLNAAGLSPAPEADRRTLIRRATFDLHGLPPTPEEVEAFLADDAPDAFDRLVDRLLESPRYGERWGRHWLDLVRFAESDGYRADAFRPFAWRYRDYVIDALNRGLPYDQFIREQIAGDELDPESPVGRVATGYLRLWVYESNQRDVEGQWDGILDDITDVTADAFLGLGMGCARCHDHKYDPILQKDYYRLRSYFAALIPRDELHVVPDAPATGEAERRAAWEALTAATRAEIADLEARYRERAAQSAIKLFQPQMQALIREDRDALSPREQQLATLAFRQVIMEYNKVPNQLKDEKARWEELVADLKRFDAIRPAEPNVETIADVGPVAPPTTIPGDRSVEDIPPGILSILDPEPASIAPPPGWPDSTGRRTALASWLSDPSNPLVPRVMVNRLWQYHFGKGIVATSSDFGRLGETPTHPELLDWLASTFIDEGWSLKSLHRMMMTSSAYRQDSFRDDLESCQAVDAENTLLWRFPPRRLEAEPIRDAMLAVSGELDLDLGGPSVSADQPRRSIYTKFIRNEKDPVLGAFDIADGYLSTAQRNVTTAPTQSLMMINGAWTLKRAEAFANRLLDLPDHTDADRVRHAFRLAYARSPDSDEVAAALVFLRGPAPDGDDLAAAGLPCDDGTEAPVDRATWVDFCHVLLNANEFLYVD, encoded by the coding sequence ATGACCAGGGCCCTCCTCTCCCCCTCCCGCCATCCTGCTCCTTCCTCGATCCTGATTCTCCTGACGATCGGCCTGCTCGCCGCCCCGGCCCTCGCCCGATCCGACGACGACGCCGAACGCGAAGGGCTCCAGCTCTTTGAATCCCAGGTTCGGCCCATCCTGATCGACCGCTGCCAGCGCTGCCACGGCGAGGAGAAGCAAAAAGGGGATCTGCGGGTCGACTCCCTCGCCCACCTGCTCGGAGGCGGTCGAACCGGCCCGGCGGTCGTCCCGGGGGACCTGGTCGAGAGCCTCCTGGTCGAGGCCGTCCGCTACGAAGGCTTCGAGATGCCCCCCGACGGCCAGCTCCCTGCCGATGAGGTCGAGGCCCTCGTCCGCTGGGTCGAACTCGGCGCCCCCTGGCCCGGTGAAGACCAAACCGCCGCCATCCGGGAAGCGCCCGAGACCTTCACCGACGCCGATCGCTCCTACTGGTCCCTCCAACCGGTCGCCGAGGTCGAACCCCCCGCTGTCTCCGACTCCGGCTGGAGCCGTAACCCGATCGACCAGTTCATCTTCGAGCGACTCAATGCCGCTGGCCTTTCTCCCGCTCCCGAGGCCGACCGCCGCACCCTGATCCGTCGCGCCACCTTCGACCTGCACGGCCTGCCGCCGACCCCCGAGGAGGTGGAAGCCTTCCTCGCCGACGACGCCCCCGACGCCTTCGACCGCCTCGTCGATCGCCTCCTCGAATCCCCCCGATACGGCGAGCGCTGGGGCCGCCACTGGCTCGACCTCGTCCGCTTCGCCGAGTCCGACGGCTACCGGGCCGACGCCTTCCGCCCCTTCGCCTGGCGCTACCGCGACTACGTCATCGACGCCCTCAACCGCGGCCTGCCCTACGACCAGTTCATCCGCGAGCAGATCGCCGGCGATGAGCTGGACCCCGAAAGCCCCGTCGGCCGCGTCGCCACCGGCTACCTCCGCCTCTGGGTCTACGAGTCGAATCAGCGCGACGTGGAAGGCCAGTGGGACGGCATCCTCGACGACATCACCGACGTTACTGCCGACGCCTTCCTCGGCCTCGGCATGGGTTGCGCCCGCTGCCACGACCACAAGTACGATCCGATCCTTCAGAAGGATTACTACCGGCTCCGCTCCTACTTCGCCGCGCTCATCCCCCGAGACGAGCTTCATGTCGTTCCCGACGCCCCCGCCACCGGCGAGGCCGAGCGCCGGGCCGCCTGGGAAGCCCTGACCGCCGCCACCCGCGCCGAGATCGCCGACTTGGAAGCCCGCTACCGCGAGCGAGCCGCCCAGTCGGCCATCAAGCTCTTTCAGCCCCAGATGCAGGCCCTGATTCGGGAAGACAGGGACGCGCTCTCCCCGCGAGAGCAGCAGCTCGCCACCCTGGCCTTCCGCCAGGTCATCATGGAGTACAACAAGGTCCCGAACCAGCTCAAGGACGAGAAAGCCCGCTGGGAAGAACTCGTCGCCGACCTGAAGCGGTTCGACGCGATCCGCCCGGCCGAGCCGAACGTGGAGACCATCGCCGACGTCGGCCCGGTCGCCCCTCCCACCACAATCCCCGGCGACCGCTCCGTCGAGGACATCCCCCCCGGCATCCTCTCCATTCTCGACCCCGAACCAGCCTCGATCGCTCCCCCGCCTGGTTGGCCCGACTCCACCGGCCGACGCACCGCCCTGGCCTCCTGGCTCTCCGACCCGAGCAACCCGCTCGTCCCCCGAGTCATGGTCAACCGCCTCTGGCAGTACCACTTCGGCAAGGGGATCGTCGCCACCAGCAGCGACTTCGGCCGCCTGGGAGAAACGCCCACCCATCCCGAGCTGCTCGACTGGCTCGCTTCGACCTTCATCGACGAGGGCTGGAGCCTCAAGTCGTTGCACCGCATGATGATGACGTCGAGCGCCTACCGCCAGGACTCGTTCCGCGACGACCTCGAATCGTGCCAGGCCGTTGATGCTGAGAACACCTTGCTCTGGCGCTTCCCCCCGCGCCGCCTGGAAGCCGAGCCGATCCGAGACGCCATGCTCGCCGTCAGCGGCGAGCTTGACCTCGACCTGGGCGGCCCCAGCGTCTCGGCCGACCAACCCCGGCGGTCCATCTACACCAAGTTCATCCGCAACGAGAAAGACCCCGTCCTGGGGGCCTTCGATATCGCCGACGGCTACCTCAGCACCGCCCAGCGCAACGTGACGACCGCCCCCACCCAGTCGCTCATGATGATCAACGGCGCCTGGACCTTGAAACGGGCCGAGGCCTTCGCCAATCGCCTCCTCGATCTGCCCGACCACACCGACGCCGACCGCGTCCGTCACGCCTTCCGGCTCGCCTACGCTCGGTCCCCCGACTCCGACGAGGTTGCCGCCGCCCTCGTCTTCCTGCGAGGACCTGCCCCCGACGGTGACGACCTGGCCGCCGCCGGCCTGCCGTGCGACGATGGGACCGAGGCCCCGGTCGATCGCGCCACCTGGGTCGACTTCTGTCACGTCCTCCTCAACGCCAACGAGTTTCTCTATGTCGACTAA
- a CDS encoding DUF1501 domain-containing protein, whose protein sequence is MTTPFESRPNPIPHRIHTLSRREMLLRGGAGFGALGLSYLLGGPSASASADSPSLLPDASAWKRPDGGAKSVIFLFMEGGPSQIDTFDPKPEVNRFAGQSLPSSIKRVILPMGEMESPLLASQRKWSRRGECGMWVSDWLPHIGDCADDLVVVRSCISDGLNHVNGVCQMNTGSIRGGRPSLGSWVTYGLGTENENLPSYVVLQDNERATVAGGPRNWGAGFMPAVYQGTKLASGEEPIPDLLPPDGIDDARQRRKLALLDQYNRRHSLDRPDQSELDARIASYELAFRMQAEAPEAVDIDAESEETKHLYGLDREETAKFGRNCLLARRLVERGVRFIQLYHGAGSKWDAHTSIEKNHTENCRSMDYPVAGLIKDLKRRGLLDSTLVVWGGEFGRTPMSEKGDGRDHNPYGFTMFMAGAGLQGGRVIGETDDFGLHAIEDRIHVHDLHATILHLMGLDPDRLVFLHKGRPERATLNEGVVADRVVLG, encoded by the coding sequence ATGACCACCCCCTTCGAATCACGACCGAACCCGATCCCGCACCGAATCCACACCCTCTCCCGCCGCGAGATGCTCCTCCGCGGCGGGGCTGGATTCGGAGCCCTGGGCCTCTCCTATCTGCTCGGCGGTCCGTCAGCCTCGGCCTCGGCCGACAGCCCGTCCCTCCTGCCCGACGCCTCCGCCTGGAAACGGCCCGATGGCGGCGCCAAGAGCGTCATCTTCCTGTTCATGGAAGGCGGCCCGAGCCAGATCGACACGTTCGACCCCAAGCCCGAGGTCAACCGCTTCGCCGGCCAGTCCTTGCCGTCGAGCATCAAGCGGGTCATCCTCCCGATGGGAGAGATGGAATCTCCCCTACTCGCCTCGCAACGCAAATGGTCGCGCCGGGGCGAATGCGGCATGTGGGTCTCCGACTGGCTCCCCCATATCGGCGACTGTGCCGATGACCTGGTGGTCGTTCGCTCCTGCATCTCCGACGGTCTGAACCACGTCAACGGCGTCTGCCAGATGAACACCGGCTCGATCCGAGGGGGTCGCCCGTCCCTCGGAAGCTGGGTGACCTACGGGCTCGGCACCGAGAACGAGAACCTTCCCTCCTACGTTGTCCTTCAGGACAACGAACGCGCCACCGTCGCCGGTGGTCCCCGCAACTGGGGGGCCGGCTTCATGCCCGCCGTCTATCAGGGAACCAAGCTCGCGTCTGGTGAGGAGCCGATCCCCGACCTCCTGCCTCCCGACGGCATCGACGACGCCCGCCAGCGTCGCAAGCTCGCCTTGCTCGACCAGTACAACCGGCGCCACTCTCTCGACCGCCCCGATCAGTCCGAGCTGGATGCCCGGATCGCCTCCTACGAGCTTGCCTTCCGCATGCAGGCCGAGGCCCCCGAGGCGGTCGACATTGACGCCGAGTCCGAGGAAACGAAGCACCTCTACGGCCTCGATCGCGAGGAAACGGCCAAGTTCGGCCGCAACTGCCTGCTCGCCCGCCGCCTCGTCGAGCGAGGCGTCCGCTTCATCCAGCTTTATCACGGCGCCGGCAGCAAGTGGGACGCCCACACGAGCATCGAGAAGAACCACACCGAGAACTGCCGGTCGATGGACTACCCCGTCGCCGGTCTCATTAAGGACCTCAAGCGCCGCGGCCTGCTTGACTCGACCCTCGTGGTCTGGGGTGGCGAGTTCGGCCGTACTCCCATGTCCGAGAAAGGGGACGGCCGCGACCACAACCCCTACGGCTTCACCATGTTCATGGCCGGGGCCGGTCTCCAGGGTGGTCGCGTGATCGGCGAGACCGACGACTTCGGCCTGCACGCAATCGAGGACCGGATCCACGTCCACGACCTGCACGCCACGATCCTGCACCTTATGGGCCTCGACCCCGACCGCCTCGTCTTCCTTCACAAGGGACGCCCCGAACGGGCCACCCTCAACGAGGGCGTGGTGGCCGATCGAGTGGTCCTCGGCTGA
- a CDS encoding GNAT family N-acetyltransferase has translation MTDLIVRLVTAADAPLFERVADDVFDHEVRDDLVRAFLDDPRSLMAVALDAEVIVGMASGLVYVHPDKPNQLFVNEVGVAPPYQRRGLGKRLVSTLLDQARERGCTEAWVATEVDNHPARALYESLDGVEDSPPAVIYLFDLAPSASATTEADGPEHPPRDGVQRPPTA, from the coding sequence ATGACCGACCTCATCGTTCGGCTCGTCACCGCCGCCGATGCCCCCCTGTTCGAGCGTGTGGCGGACGACGTGTTCGATCATGAGGTCCGTGACGATCTCGTCCGGGCCTTTCTGGACGATCCCCGCAGCCTGATGGCGGTGGCCCTGGACGCCGAGGTCATCGTCGGCATGGCCTCAGGGCTCGTCTACGTTCACCCCGATAAGCCGAACCAGCTGTTCGTCAACGAGGTCGGAGTGGCTCCGCCTTACCAACGTCGCGGTCTGGGCAAGCGGCTCGTCTCCACCCTGCTCGATCAGGCTCGGGAACGAGGTTGCACCGAGGCCTGGGTGGCCACCGAGGTCGACAATCACCCCGCTCGGGCCCTCTACGAATCGCTGGACGGAGTCGAGGATTCACCTCCGGCGGTCATCTACCTGTTCGATCTGGCCCCCTCCGCTTCGGCCACGACTGAGGCCGATGGCCCTGAACACCCGCCTCGAGATGGAGTGCAGCGTCCCCCAACCGCCTGA
- a CDS encoding M20/M25/M40 family metallo-hydrolase, translated as MSSILRASIQTVARPLAIAIPWVVLLGTVTTARSQEAEPALARLQTDVSFLADDAQEGRDPGSAGIERAAQYIAKVFKEAGLAPAPGLDDYYQPFTITGSARLGRSQSLAATGDDGETIEGRLRRDFMPLSIGGAGSFESLPIAFVGYGITTPDDAEFSYDDYAGIDVDGKVVILLRRAPKYDVPGSPFAPDGARPVDVATFRHKAINAFRHGARAVFMVNDEAGLKGEEDELLLFTSAGTDRITTIPFVMARRAFVDQILQAADAPSLSELEAAINADDQPKPASRLLDGVSLTASIDVEQPTIVAKNVVGVLEGSGPLADETVVIGAHYDHLGKGGAGSLAPFSRDIHNGADDNASGTSMMLEMVRRLAARPDPLPRRVVFMAFSAEERGLLGSRFYVEDQPLVPLDQTVFMFNFDMVGRLSESSDLTVFGVDSTPGLRDLVMAIGSSHGFNIRPNAQVAGNSDHAPFHDRGIPVAFLFTGTHTDYHRPSDTAEKVNYEGMARIADYAELLVLDVARRPERPAFSVSEEAEPEPRRMAAGNGASLGTIPDYDESVEGLRLNGVREGSAADKAGLTGGDIIIGFAGKPVGTIYDFMEGLNESKPGDRVSIEIRRGDETLTLEAVLDASAPREGHGD; from the coding sequence ATGTCTTCGATCCTTCGTGCTTCGATTCAAACCGTGGCTCGTCCTCTTGCGATTGCCATTCCCTGGGTCGTGCTGCTCGGGACGGTCACGACGGCTCGATCCCAGGAGGCTGAGCCTGCGCTGGCCCGGCTCCAGACCGACGTCTCCTTCCTCGCCGACGATGCGCAGGAAGGACGCGATCCCGGTTCCGCCGGGATCGAACGCGCGGCCCAGTACATCGCCAAGGTGTTCAAGGAGGCGGGCCTGGCTCCTGCCCCGGGCCTCGACGATTACTACCAGCCTTTCACCATCACCGGCTCGGCCCGGCTCGGCCGCTCTCAGAGCTTGGCCGCGACCGGGGACGACGGCGAGACGATCGAGGGCCGACTCCGGCGCGATTTCATGCCGTTGAGCATCGGCGGCGCCGGCTCGTTCGAATCCCTCCCCATCGCCTTCGTCGGTTACGGCATCACGACTCCCGACGACGCCGAGTTCTCCTACGACGATTACGCCGGGATCGACGTTGACGGGAAGGTCGTCATCCTGCTCCGACGGGCGCCGAAGTACGACGTTCCGGGAAGCCCGTTCGCTCCCGATGGAGCCCGGCCGGTCGATGTAGCCACCTTCCGCCACAAGGCCATCAACGCCTTCCGCCACGGCGCGAGGGCCGTCTTCATGGTCAACGACGAGGCCGGGTTGAAGGGCGAGGAGGATGAACTCCTGCTGTTCACCTCCGCCGGCACCGATCGCATCACGACCATTCCCTTTGTCATGGCCCGGCGAGCCTTTGTCGATCAGATTCTCCAGGCCGCCGACGCCCCGAGCCTGTCGGAACTCGAAGCCGCAATCAACGCCGACGACCAGCCCAAACCCGCCAGCCGATTGCTCGACGGTGTCTCCCTGACCGCGTCGATCGACGTGGAACAGCCGACCATCGTGGCCAAGAACGTGGTCGGGGTGCTTGAAGGCTCCGGCCCGCTGGCCGACGAGACGGTGGTCATTGGTGCTCACTATGATCACCTCGGCAAAGGGGGGGCCGGATCGCTCGCCCCCTTCTCCCGAGACATCCACAACGGGGCCGATGACAACGCCTCGGGCACGTCGATGATGCTGGAGATGGTCCGACGCCTGGCCGCTCGTCCCGATCCGCTCCCTCGTCGCGTCGTCTTCATGGCCTTCTCGGCCGAGGAGCGCGGCTTGCTCGGCTCGCGGTTCTATGTTGAGGATCAGCCGCTTGTTCCGCTCGACCAGACCGTCTTCATGTTCAACTTCGACATGGTTGGCCGCCTGAGCGAGTCGAGCGATCTGACCGTCTTCGGCGTTGATTCCACCCCCGGCCTGCGTGATCTGGTCATGGCGATCGGCTCGTCTCATGGGTTCAACATCCGACCGAACGCCCAGGTGGCCGGCAACAGCGATCACGCCCCGTTCCACGATCGCGGCATCCCCGTGGCCTTCCTGTTCACCGGAACCCACACCGACTATCACCGTCCCAGCGACACGGCCGAGAAGGTCAATTACGAAGGGATGGCTCGCATTGCCGACTACGCGGAACTGCTCGTCCTCGATGTTGCCCGACGACCCGAACGCCCCGCCTTCTCCGTCAGCGAGGAGGCCGAGCCCGAGCCTCGCCGCATGGCTGCCGGCAACGGGGCTTCGCTTGGCACGATCCCCGATTATGATGAGAGCGTCGAAGGGCTTCGCCTCAACGGCGTCCGGGAAGGCAGCGCCGCCGACAAGGCAGGCCTGACCGGGGGCGACATTATCATCGGTTTCGCCGGCAAGCCCGTCGGCACGATCTACGACTTCATGGAAGGGCTCAACGAGTCGAAGCCCGGCGACCGCGTGAGCATCGAGATCCGCCGAGGCGACGAAACCCTGACCCTCGAAGCCGTCCTCGACGCCTCCGCCCCCCGAGAAGGGCACGGCGACTGA
- a CDS encoding ABC transporter ATP-binding protein: MSRLLCEGLSKRYDRIAVVDEVSLDVRSGQWLSVLGPAGSGKSTLARLIVGLDRPDRGEIFVDDRLIQSTRPHERGFGYLGQSEALWPHLTIAENVGHGLRARGIARKDRRRKVEEALTTIGLETLADRLPAALDDLQRRRAELARAIVDDPRILILDEPTEPLEPRNRPAFREELRRLRAGWDRTVVVFTQHRDDAFAFSDHLAVMDLGRIVQVGSSEVVYSTPADAFVAQLLGPVNLLQGQVAGASMSGELFVRTTIGRLVGRLATRGEPPVGTPVTVAIRPESIRLGPNLPVDANRFQVTVERQVFQGALRSIDLRGPGDWPLVASALHPQAPDLREGQPLTVAVTPDHVVVLLGRYATVPKSGEAVS, translated from the coding sequence ATGAGCCGCTTGCTCTGCGAAGGGCTTTCGAAACGCTACGATCGGATCGCGGTCGTCGATGAAGTGAGCCTCGATGTCCGCTCCGGACAATGGCTCTCGGTCCTCGGTCCCGCCGGATCGGGCAAATCGACCCTCGCCCGCCTGATCGTCGGGCTCGACCGTCCCGATCGCGGCGAGATTTTCGTTGACGATCGTTTGATCCAGTCTACCCGGCCCCACGAGCGCGGGTTCGGCTATCTGGGGCAGTCCGAGGCCCTCTGGCCTCATCTGACGATTGCCGAAAATGTCGGCCACGGGCTCCGCGCCCGGGGAATCGCTCGCAAGGACCGACGCCGCAAGGTTGAGGAAGCCCTCACGACGATCGGCCTGGAAACCCTGGCCGATCGGCTCCCTGCCGCCCTCGACGACCTCCAGCGCCGACGGGCCGAGCTGGCCCGAGCGATCGTCGATGACCCCCGCATCCTCATCCTCGACGAGCCGACCGAGCCCCTCGAACCGCGCAATCGCCCCGCCTTTCGAGAGGAGTTGCGACGGCTCCGCGCCGGTTGGGATCGAACGGTCGTCGTCTTCACCCAGCATCGCGACGACGCCTTCGCCTTCTCCGATCACCTGGCCGTGATGGACCTGGGGCGGATCGTTCAGGTCGGCTCGTCCGAGGTGGTCTACAGCACTCCGGCCGACGCCTTCGTTGCCCAGTTGCTCGGGCCGGTCAACCTGTTACAAGGACAGGTGGCCGGGGCCTCGATGTCGGGAGAGCTGTTCGTCCGCACCACCATCGGCCGCCTCGTCGGCCGCCTGGCAACCCGCGGCGAGCCTCCGGTCGGCACGCCGGTCACGGTGGCCATCCGGCCCGAGTCGATCCGGCTCGGTCCGAACTTGCCGGTCGATGCCAACCGGTTTCAGGTGACCGTCGAGCGCCAGGTCTTTCAAGGGGCCTTGCGGTCGATCGACCTGCGAGGCCCCGGCGACTGGCCACTGGTGGCCTCGGCCCTGCATCCGCAGGCCCCCGACCTCCGCGAAGGCCAGCCCTTGACCGTCGCCGTCACCCCCGATCATGTCGTGGTCCTGCTCGGTCGCTATGCCACCGTGCCGAAGTCCGGCGAAGCGGTCTCGTGA
- a CDS encoding serine/threonine-protein kinase, with amino-acid sequence MNADRELHLLLLAIQKHVIDPALLTEVIADWAPLGSDDGFMSFLVGRGALTPDDLKRLESLSTFPGAQGTESASSIALPSLPLSPHATTAGDPLTGSETIPFESGSESAPSNGRGGPFVPPQRYEILELHETGGLGLIWKARDTVIGREVALKTLRPDRAATETARSRFVREAQVTGQLEHPSIVPLYDLSSSGDDPFYVMRFISGRTLSQVSAEYHRRRQADQVGPLDLVSLLDAFVGVCRAVAFAHRHDVLHRDLKGQNVVVGEFGEVFLLDWGLAKHVGDLVDPVGAASIDGGLGGEDTAPGSAVGTPGYMAPEVARGAGSTKQSDIYGLGAVLYSLLTGKAPYSGSSVNEVLRKILATDPEPIRSINPQVPPPLEAICQKAMARTPDDRYDSAEEVATEVRRWLADEPVTAYAEPWGIRLARWARRRKTTVIAVAIFLMTAALVAALAAVLLWQEEQQTEAARGLAERNAQRAQQEQTRAEQNARRAQAEQIVAEQNAELARSVSADALALVQNVEWVLASTEPLHRFRKDLLDSGSRAFRDHLARDPDDTVTISQAASVFLYTANVFRLEGDDATADTLYREAVEQLERLIATDPADPAPRLRLANALKDWAVLHTRTGPQADALALYQRARDALEPLRGPEDERAEVRRSLGRIRVNQAVSLDHLADQAAALAAAREAADLFAELLDAPPADRHPYDPLMLARALTLVAARERDLGRIDRAKEIHVEAVRAYEAPNRSTPYGVTQADVAWTVALCRLERGKTWALDRDPRAWGALDAAISAFEQLDAGFPWVIGYSSGLAEALLTRADAKAAVGFPDAFDDYERARAVADRLVTQHPDVAEYLRLLGKSLLGLAQTTRDDPDRRLDRLRQAEQHLAAAVEADPEVVVAREALDEVRAALP; translated from the coding sequence ATGAATGCCGATCGTGAGTTGCACCTCTTGTTGTTGGCGATTCAGAAACACGTGATCGACCCTGCCCTGCTGACCGAAGTGATTGCCGACTGGGCTCCCCTGGGTTCGGACGACGGCTTCATGTCCTTCCTGGTCGGTCGAGGAGCGCTCACCCCCGACGACCTGAAACGCCTCGAATCCCTCTCCACCTTCCCCGGGGCTCAAGGCACAGAGTCTGCCTCCTCGATCGCCTTGCCATCGCTTCCTCTGAGCCCGCACGCGACGACCGCGGGCGACCCGCTGACGGGGAGTGAAACGATTCCCTTTGAATCCGGGAGCGAGTCTGCCCCATCGAACGGACGGGGCGGACCCTTCGTCCCCCCTCAACGTTACGAGATCCTCGAACTGCACGAGACAGGTGGCCTGGGCCTCATCTGGAAGGCCAGGGATACCGTGATCGGCCGAGAGGTCGCGCTGAAGACCCTCCGTCCCGACCGAGCTGCGACCGAAACCGCCCGATCTCGGTTTGTTCGAGAGGCCCAGGTTACGGGCCAGCTTGAACATCCGAGCATTGTTCCGCTGTATGATCTCTCCAGCAGCGGAGACGACCCGTTCTATGTGATGCGGTTCATCTCCGGCCGGACCCTGTCTCAGGTTTCGGCCGAGTATCACCGCCGCCGACAGGCCGATCAGGTCGGCCCGCTTGATCTGGTGAGCCTGCTCGACGCTTTCGTCGGCGTCTGTCGAGCGGTCGCCTTCGCCCACCGGCACGATGTCTTGCACCGCGATTTGAAGGGGCAAAATGTTGTCGTCGGCGAGTTCGGCGAGGTCTTTCTGCTCGACTGGGGCCTGGCCAAGCACGTCGGCGATCTGGTCGATCCGGTCGGGGCCGCGTCCATCGACGGCGGTCTCGGCGGCGAGGACACCGCGCCCGGTTCCGCCGTCGGCACCCCCGGCTACATGGCCCCCGAGGTCGCGCGGGGGGCCGGCTCCACGAAGCAGTCCGACATCTACGGTCTGGGGGCGGTCCTCTATTCCCTCCTGACCGGCAAGGCACCCTATTCCGGATCGTCCGTCAATGAGGTCTTGCGCAAGATCCTCGCGACCGATCCCGAGCCGATCCGGTCGATCAACCCCCAGGTCCCCCCCCCGCTCGAAGCCATCTGCCAGAAGGCGATGGCCCGTACCCCGGATGATCGGTACGACTCGGCCGAGGAGGTTGCCACCGAGGTCCGTCGATGGCTCGCCGACGAGCCGGTCACCGCCTACGCCGAACCCTGGGGCATCCGTCTCGCCCGTTGGGCCAGGCGTCGGAAAACCACGGTTATCGCGGTGGCCATCTTTCTCATGACCGCCGCGCTGGTCGCCGCCCTCGCCGCGGTCTTGCTCTGGCAGGAGGAACAGCAGACCGAGGCCGCCAGGGGCCTTGCCGAACGCAACGCTCAGCGTGCCCAGCAGGAACAAACACGGGCCGAACAAAACGCCCGGCGTGCCCAGGCCGAACAGATCGTCGCCGAGCAGAACGCCGAGCTTGCCCGATCCGTCAGCGCCGATGCCCTGGCCCTCGTCCAGAACGTCGAGTGGGTTCTCGCCTCGACCGAGCCCCTGCATCGCTTCCGCAAGGACCTGCTCGATTCCGGCAGCCGGGCCTTCCGCGACCATCTCGCCCGCGATCCCGACGACACCGTCACCATTTCTCAGGCCGCCTCCGTCTTCCTCTACACCGCCAACGTCTTCCGCCTGGAAGGAGACGACGCCACCGCCGACACCCTCTACCGCGAGGCCGTCGAGCAACTCGAACGCCTGATCGCCACCGATCCGGCCGACCCCGCCCCTCGGCTCCGGCTCGCAAACGCCCTGAAGGACTGGGCCGTCCTCCACACCCGAACCGGGCCCCAGGCCGATGCCCTCGCCCTCTACCAGCGGGCGAGGGACGCGCTGGAGCCCCTGCGAGGGCCGGAGGACGAACGGGCCGAGGTCCGACGCTCGCTCGGCCGGATTCGCGTCAACCAGGCCGTCAGCCTCGACCATCTCGCGGATCAAGCCGCCGCCCTCGCGGCCGCCCGGGAAGCCGCCGACCTGTTCGCCGAGCTGCTCGACGCCCCCCCGGCCGACCGCCACCCTTACGACCCCTTGATGCTCGCCCGAGCCCTGACCCTCGTCGCCGCCCGAGAGCGGGACCTCGGCCGGATCGATCGGGCCAAAGAAATCCACGTCGAGGCGGTTCGGGCCTACGAGGCCCCCAACCGATCGACCCCTTACGGCGTCACTCAGGCCGATGTGGCCTGGACCGTCGCCCTCTGCCGCCTGGAACGGGGCAAGACCTGGGCCCTTGACCGCGATCCGAGAGCCTGGGGAGCCCTCGACGCGGCCATCAGCGCCTTCGAACAGCTCGACGCCGGCTTCCCTTGGGTCATCGGCTACTCGTCCGGACTGGCCGAGGCGCTGCTCACCCGAGCCGACGCCAAGGCCGCCGTCGGCTTCCCCGACGCCTTCGACGATTACGAACGAGCCCGAGCCGTCGCCGATCGTCTCGTCACCCAGCACCCCGACGTGGCCGAATACCTCCGATTGCTCGGCAAGAGCCTGTTGGGCCTGGCCCAGACCACCCGAGACGACCCCGATCGCCGCCTCGATCGGCTCCGCCAGGCCGAGCAGCACCTTGCCGCCGCCGTTGAGGCCGACCCCGAGGTCGTCGTGGCTCGGGAGGCCCTCGACGAGGTCCGGGCCGCCCTTCCTTGA